The nucleotide window GGGAACATTATCACAGTAGAAATACTTGACGATATTGGAGTCACCAAAAGACAAGGAGAATGTTACCACCATCTGAGCAAGACCAACCATGAATCCATAAATGTATGTGCTAGCAGTCATTCGAATGCAGAGTTTGCTAGGCATGAGAACATAGAGTAAAGGGTTGTAGATGGCAACATAGTGATCATATGCCATAATTGAAAGCAAGTACATTTCACAAACCACAAATGTGATAAAGCAGCACACCTGAATGGCACAGGCATAAAACCTTATACTTTTAACTTCATGCAGGAAGTTTGCCAAGGTGTTTGGCGTGGCAGATGAAGTAACAGAAAAATCTACAAAAGCCAGATGGCTGAGAAACAAATACATGGGTGTGTGAAGCTGAGGACTGATCTGGATTAGCAAGATCAAACCAACATTACCCATGACACTAACTAAATAGATCACTAGGAAAACACCAAAGAGAATGGCTTGCAGCTCTGGACTATCTGTGATTCCCATGAGGATAAACTCAGACACTGCAGAATGATTGCTTTTGGCCATGAAATGCATGTACAATTCTTTCCCAGCAAACACTCCTAGACCATTTGTTCTGAGTATTCTTGACTCTTAAGCTTTCAAGTGGATGTTAGGGGATGGTTCTGACCCACAGTAATCCTATGGTGAACACATTCAAAGAGGAATTCTGATGGGTTCATTCTGTTATCCTCAAAATAGTTTCTCTTTTCAGAGTGAAGAAATTTGTTCTAGAGAGAAATGACAaaacatgaaattttattgagatatttttcatttaaactgCATTCAATAGAAAAATCTGTCTTATATTTTAATGATAGGAATTAAAGATTGAGAATTATTTGATCACCATTatcaatttctaaaaaaattattggtATTTGGAACCCCTTATATAAAATCTGTGAATTCATTTGAAAATtcctaattaaaagaaaataatgaatgaaaagacTGATCACAGAAAgtgaattttttaattatgaaagatAAACATTTTGAGTGCTAATGATCTCTAGACCATCAATTTGggacaattttaattttcttcccttatttatctttaatttctattttttctttaattgcatATGGTATTTGTGAATTTAAGGAGATAGAAAATCTCAGACGTGTGAATAGCCTATTTTAGTTGAAAAATGCATAACaggattaataaaatattaatttctgatTTCCTGACTCAGAAAACACATCTTCAACATCCATATaaaaagcaagagaagaaaaaacattctAGAATAAATCTGTAAGATGTAAACTTATTTCTGGCTAATTAAAAggaagcacattttaataatatttactcTAGCAGAAGTGACATaaatttgatttccatttttcaCTATATAATCTCAAATAATCATTCTGTCAACCCTATGGATTGGTGTACAGCTTTCATCCAAATTTTCAGATACTGAAACGGAGGCTGAAAGTTTGGATCTTCTTCATTTGTCATGACCAGCATATGGCAAAGCAGAAGAACTCATTAAATGGTCCCAGCCTTGATTTCCTAATCTCAAGTCATAGGTTATGCAGTCTTCTTCCAGAGAGGCAAGGATTTCTCCATCCAAAACTACATCTCAAAA belongs to Tamandua tetradactyla isolate mTamTet1 chromosome 22 unlocalized genomic scaffold, mTamTet1.pri SUPER_22_unloc_3, whole genome shotgun sequence and includes:
- the LOC143672975 gene encoding olfactory receptor 5AL1-like, which gives rise to MAKSNHSAVSEFILMGITDSPELQAILFGVFLVIYLVSVMGNVGLILLIQISPQLHTPMYLFLSHLAFVDFSVTSSATPNTLANFLHEVKSIRFYACAIQVCCFITFVVCEMYLLSIMAYDHYVAIYNPLLYVLMPSKLCIRMTASTYIYGFMVGLAQMVVTFSLSFGDSNIVKYFYCDNVPLMTLACSDTYIKELMLFIIAGFNTLCSLLIVLMSYVFILFAILKIPSVEGKQRAFSTCASHLTSIITFYGTIIFMYLQPKPSHSLNTDKFASVFYVVVIPMLNPLIYSMRNQEVKNALKGIMKRCIWLSSN